A stretch of Methanococcus voltae PS DNA encodes these proteins:
- the frhG gene encoding coenzyme F420 hydrogenase subunit gamma, whose amino-acid sequence MVKVAHVQLSSCCGCLVSLTDTYEKLLDVLGAIDLVYSQTLADVREVPDDVDIILLEGSVCLSDHHALETALACREKAKILVALGACAASGNITRFSRGGQMSKPVHDAFAPLTEVVKCDLAIPGCPPSPESIVAVITAALEGDMDYLEPYAELAKYGSEACGCDLIVKVINKSLCMGCGACAAACPTRAVTMECGRPAIDKEICIKCGACSVQCPRIRFPELIEKIE is encoded by the coding sequence CCACGTACAATTAAGCAGTTGCTGTGGATGCTTAGTATCTCTTACCGACACCTACGAGAAGTTATTGGATGTATTAGGAGCTATTGACTTAGTATATTCACAAACTTTAGCAGATGTTAGGGAAGTACCTGACGATGTAGATATCATCTTATTAGAAGGTAGCGTATGCTTAAGCGACCATCACGCATTAGAAACTGCACTCGCTTGTAGAGAAAAAGCTAAAATACTTGTGGCATTAGGCGCATGTGCTGCAAGTGGAAACATTACAAGATTTTCAAGAGGAGGACAAATGTCAAAACCAGTACATGACGCATTTGCTCCGTTAACTGAAGTTGTAAAATGTGACCTCGCAATACCAGGATGTCCACCATCCCCTGAGTCAATAGTGGCTGTTATAACCGCTGCACTCGAAGGAGATATGGATTACTTAGAACCATACGCGGAACTCGCTAAATATGGTAGTGAAGCTTGCGGATGCGATTTAATCGTTAAAGTAATTAACAAATCATTATGTATGGGATGTGGAGCTTGTGCAGCAGCTTGCCCAACAAGAGCTGTAACAATGGAGTGCGGAAGGCCTGCAATTGACAAAGAAATTTGTATAAAATGCGGTGCTTGTAGCGTACAGTGTCCAAGAATAAGATTCCCTGAATTAATTGAAAAAATAGAGTAA